CTCATTGTGGTCTCTTCTTCTCCTTTTTGACGTTCCATTTTTATAGGGAACATCATGGTTTTTCTTGTATAGTTTATTTCGTCTGTAAACTCGTAGTAATGAAAGTATATGTTGAGTTTAACGCCTGCAGAATAACGGGGGAGCTTAAAATTGGGACCAAAAGATTGATTAAGTTTTAAGTTGTATTTTTCACCGAAGCCAGGGTTTACCTGAACAAAACCAACCAACGGATTACATGTTGAAGTCACTACTTTTCCGTCTGGCAGTTTTACATTAAGCTCATAAATTAAATTACTTTCATTTGGCAGAGTTTGTTTTGAAAAATAGACGTGATGTTTTTGAGTTGAGAACACGACATTTCCGCTACTGTTTACGCTATCTTTCTCTATATCAGTTCTGTTAAAAACTATGGTTTTTATTAAGTTGTTATACTCATCTTTAACCTTAATTTTCACATCAAGCGTATCTTTATAAACAAGACTGTCAGGTTGCATTGCCATAACATATGCTGATTCATTTCCCGAGAAAACTCGGGTTATGCGGACATAATGAATAGTGTCTGATGGATCTAGTATGGAATACACAACAGGTATGTTTTCCCAATCGGCTGATATATCAATATCTGTTTTGCAAGAAACAGCAATTACACAAACAAGAAGGATGTAAACCAGACTCTTTGTCATCTTAGCAATTAAAAAACGTTACAAGCAAATTTAACTAAATTGATGCTAATAAGCAAGGCTAATTAGTTTATGGTAAATTCATCTGTTTTGCAAATTCCCATAAAACTACTCCACCAGAAACTGCAACGTTGAGAGAGTGTTTTGTTCCCCACTGTGGTATTTCTATGCAATGGTCGCAGAGTTCCATTGTTTTGTCGTCAATTCCGTTTACCTCGTTTCCAAAAATCAGTACAAACGTTTGATTTTTAGTACTAATATTATATTCATTTAGTTTTATTGATTGTTCAGCTTGTTCAACAGCTATTATGGTAAAATTTTGGGCTTTGAGCTTTTTAACAGTATCGTATGTGTCAGATACATATTCCCATTCCACAGATTCAGTAGCACCAAGAGCAGTTTTTTGAATCTCTTTATTAGGAGGATATGAGGTTATTCCACACAAATATATTTTTTGAATACGAAAAGCATCCGCAGTTCTGAAAAAAGATCCAACATTGTGTGCACTTCTAATGTTATCTAACACAATAATCATGGGTCTTTTTTCTAACTCCCTGAATGTGTTGACACTAATGCGGTCAAGTTCATCCATGCTTAGTTTGCGAAATCTTGTCATGATTAAAAAGAGTTGGGTATTATCAAAAAAATCTATATTTTCGTTCGTTCAAATAACGATTTCAAAATTAGGTCGAAAAATTGATTTTTAAAAACATCATATTATAAACTATAAAATAAAAATATATGAATATTCATGAATATCAAGCAAAACAAATTTTACGTTCGTTTGGCGTTGCAGTTCCTGTAAGCTATCCCGCGTTTAGTGTTGACGAGGCTGTTGAAGCAGCAAACAAGATTGGTAAAGAGACAGGTTGTACAGTTTGGGCAGTCAAGGCTCAAATTCATGCAGGCGGAAGAGGCAAAGGAGGAGGAGTAAAAATTGCCAAAAGTATAGATGAAGTAAAAAAATATGCTTCCGATATTTTGGGCATGCAGTTGGTTACACCACAAACCGGTCCTAAAGGCAAGCTCGTTAGAAAACTTCTTATTGAACAAGGAATATATTATCCAGGACCTGAAGAGATTAAAGAATTTTATATGAGCGTTCTGCTTGACAGACAACTAAGCCAAAACATTATAATGTACAGCCCTGATGGAGGGATGGATATAGAAGAAGTTGCAGCTAAAACACCCGAAAGAATTTTTAAAGAGGTGATTGATCCTGCTGTTGGTTTGCAACCATTTCAAGCCAAAAAAATAGCTTCAAACCTTCAGTTAACAGGCGATGCATATAAATATATGCTAAGTTTCGTAAACTCTTTATATAATGCGTATATAGGTAGCGATGCACAACTTTTTGAAATAAATCCAGTAGCAAAAACATCTGACGGTAAGATAATTGCCGCTGACGCAAAAGTTGTGCTTGATGACAATGCTCTGTACAGACATAAAGAGTACGCAGAGCTACGAGATACTTTCGAAGAAGATCCAATTGAGGTAGAAGCCAGTAAATATGGACTAAACTTTATCAAGCTAGATGGAAACGTTGGCTGTATGGTCAATGGTGCGGGGCTTGCAATGGCTACAATGGATATTATTAAACTTAGTGGGGGAAATCCTGCGAACTTTTTAGATGTTGGCGGTAGTGCTAATGCCGAAACTGTAGAAGCTGGATTTCGTATTATTTTAAAAGACCCGAATATAAAAGCTATATTGATAAATATTTTTGGAGGTATAGTACGTGGCGAGCGTGTTGCACAAGGGGTCGTTGATGCGTATAAATCAATTGGTAAGATAGATGTTCCCGTAATAGTTAGATTACAGGGAACAAACGCAAAAGAAGGAAGAGAAATTATTGACAAAAGTGGCTTAAAAGTGTTTTCGGCAACCACTTTACAAGAAGCTGCCGATTTAGTGCAGAGTAAGTTGGAAAATTAGAAATTAGAAATTATAAGGTAAAGCAATTAACAATTTAAATTACAAAAATCCTTTTTATTATTTTTTACTATTAAAATTTTGCCGATAAATAATTAGTTGCTAAATTTGCACCGCAATTGAACAAAATGGTGTGGTAGTTCAGTTTGGTTAGAATACCGGCCTGTCACGCCGGGGGTCGCGGGTTCGAGTCCCGTCCACACCGCAGAAAGCCTTTCGTGAGAGAGGCTTTTTTTATAGCTATTAGGCTTTTGAGTGAAAATCCTAAATTCACCAATTACCAAAATACAACAATTTCGCGAGGATATTAAAAAAATCTTTAAAAGCGGTAAAAGAAATCATACAATTATCAAATTATTACTATTTTTACAGTCCGTTTTGAAAATTGAGTAAAACAAATCATAAATAAATACTAAGAAATATGAAGGTATATCAATCAAAAGAGATAAGGAACATTGCGTTGGTAGGCAGTGCTGGGTCGGGTAAAACCACACTTGCCGAAGCTATGTTATTTACCGCAGGAACAATTAATCGAAGAGGCGATATTGAGAGCAATAACACCGCTTCTGACTATCGTGAAATAGAACACGAACAAGGTAGGTCAGTATATTCTACTGTATTGTATGCTGAATATCAAAACAATAAAATAAATATTATTGATACTCCGGGACTTGATGATTTTAACGGTCAGGTTGTTGGAGGCTTGTCTGTTTCAGATAGCAGTCTATTGCTTATCAATTCTCAACAAGGTATAGAAGTAGGTACAGAACTTGCTTGTAGAATTACAGATCGCGGACATAAACCGATGATTATTGTAATTAACCAGTTAGAGCACGAAAAAGCTAATTTTGATAAATGTATCGACGATTTAAAATCAAAATTTGGAACTAAAGCCATAATCACTCAATACCCCGTAGAAACAGGTCTTGGATTCAAAGCTATTGTTGATATACTTAAAATGAAACTTTATGAGTATAAAGGTGATAGTGGAAATGCTGAAATAAAAGATATTCCCGCTTCTGAAATGGATAAAGCAACCGGATATCACAATGCATTAGTAGAAGCAGCCGCTGAAAGTGACGAAGCCTTAATGGAGCAATTCTTTGAAACAGGAGAACTAACAGAAGAACAGATAATTGCAGGTGTTCGTAAGAGTATAGCCAGCCGTTCAATGTTCCCTATTTTGTGCGTGTCTGCTAAAAAAGATATAGGTGTGCCCAGATTAATGGAAATTATTAACACATGTGCTCCCTGTCCAACAGATGTTCCAGCTCCAAAAGATACCGAAGGAAAAGAACATGCGATTTCAAGTAGTGGTCCAGTTTCATTGTTTGTTTTTAAAACATCATTCGAGGAGCATATTGGCGAGGTATGTTATTTCAAAGTTATTACTGGTAGCGTAAAAGAGGGTACTGATTTAATAAACAGAAGATCTTCCAATAAAGAGCGGTTTACACAGCTATTTTTTGTAGCAGGTAAAAGCCGTGATAAAACAACCGAAATTTCAGCCGGAGACATAGGTGCTGTTGTTAAACTAAGAGAGTGTAAAACAGACGACACATTCTCGGAAAAAGATGCCGACTGGATATATGAGCACATAAAATTCCCTGCTCCTAAGTACCGTACAGCTGTTAAAGCTGTTAGCGAGGGCGATGACGAAAAACTTGCTGAGGTTATAAATCGTATTTCGAGTGAAGATCCGACTATCATCATGGAGATGAGTAAAGAGTTGCGTCAAATGATTGTTCACGGACAAGGCGAGTTCCACTTAAATACAATGAAATGGCAAGTGGAAAAACTGTTCAAAATTCCTATTGAATTTATTGCACCTAAAATTCCATACCGTGAAACAATTACCAAAGCTGCACAGGCTGATTTTAGACATAAAAAGCAATCTGGTGGGGCAGGACAATTTGGAGAAGTGCACCTTGTTGTCGAGCCATATACCGAAGGAATGCCAGATCCTAAAGCATTTAATTTGAACGGAAAAGATATCGCTGTTTCTGTAAGAGGAATCGACGAGCATAAGTTGGCTTGGGGCGGAAAACTTGTTTTTGTAAACAGTATTGTTGGTGGTAGTATTGATGCACGTTTCTTGCCCGCTATTTTAAAAGGTATTATGGAACGTATGGAGCGTGGACCATTGACAGGTTCATATGCACGTGATATTCGCGTTATTGTTTATGACGGAAAAATGCACCCTGTTGACTCAAACGAGATTTCGTTTAAACTTGCAGGTAGTAAAGCGTTTAGTGAGGCTTTCCGCAATGCAGGTCCAAAAATTATGGAGCCAATATATCGTGTAGAGGTGTTAGTACCAGCAGAACATATGGGTGATGTTATGGGCGATTTGCAAACACGTAGAGCAATGATTGAAGGTATGAACAGTGAAGGATCTCATGAGAAAATTACTGCTCGTGTACCTCTTGCTGAAATGAATAAATACTCAACTGCTCTAAGCTCTATTTCATCCGGTAAAGCTATGTATTCGATGGAGTTCTTAGAGTATGCTCCAGTACCGAGTGATATTCAAGACAAGCTCTTGAAAGCATACGCAGAAGAGGAAGAAGAAGATTAAGATTAAGATTAAGATATCTGAAAACATTTTACTAAACAGCCCAAGAAAAAGTTGGGCTGTTTTTTTATTTGCATTAAGCAGAGTTAGACATTACGAATCAATTTTCTTAAATTTGCACAATAACAGACAAACAAATTTGTAATTACAATAATATGGAATTAGATGCCCAGAACTATATACTATCAATGACTGGTTTCGGTCGCGCAACAAGCGAATATAAAGGCAAACAGTTTACAGTTGAGCTAAGATCATTAAACAGCAAGGGATTAGATTTAAATTTAAGAATGCCACCGCTTTATCGCGAAAAAGAGCCAGAAGTGAGAGCCCTATTGTCAGAAAAACTGACACGTGGAAAAATTGATTTTACGTTACTCGTAGAGATGTCATCTGCGGAGACCAAAACACATATAAACAAAGAGAATTTTATATCATATTATAATCAGCTGAAAGAAATATATTCGCAGATAGGCGAAAGTATTAATAATGAAACTATAGCATCAATAACACGCTTCCCTGATGTTCTTGAAACGAAAAGTGAGGATTTAGAAATTGACGAATGGGATATAATCAGCTCCACTATTGATAAATCAGTTGAAGAGTTTATCTCTTTCAGACAAACAGAGGGCGAATCGTTACGCAATGATTTGATAAGTAAAGCCAAAAATATCTCTGCTCTGAAAGAGAAGGTGTTACCCTTTGAAGCTCAAAGAAAAGAGATTGTTCGCGAACGACTATTAAAAGCTATATCAGAATTGGAAGAACCTTCAAAGTTTGACCCAAACAGATTTGAGCAAGAGTTGATTTATTATATCGAAAAGTTCGATATAAATGAGGAGAAAGTGCGATTAGAGCAACATTTAGATTACTTTATAACCACATTGAAATCGGGAGGTAATATTGGCAGAAAGCTAGGTTTTATTGCACAAGAGATTGGGCGCGAGGTAAATACATTAAGCTCCAAAGCTAACCATGTGGAGATACAGCAGTTAGCAGTACTGATGAAAGATGAGTTGGAGCAGATTAAAGAACAGGTACTAAATATATTGTAATGCAACAGAACGAAAAATTGATTATAGTAAGCGCGCCGTCAGGTTCGGGGAAAACTACACTTATTAAACATTTGATGAGCCAATTACCACTGTTTGAGTTTAGTATCTCGGCAACAACACGTCCAATGCGTGAGGGAGAGACAGATGGTAAAGATTACTATTTTTTAACTATTGAAAAATTCAAGGAACTAATTGAACAACAGCAGTTTATAGAGTGGGAGGAGGTTTACGAGGGACGTTTTTACGGTACACTAAAATCGGAAATATCACGCATTGCTAATGAGGGGAAAGTAGCAATCTTCGACGTTGACGTAAAAGGCGGAATAAATATCAAAAAGCTTTACGGTAGCAGTGCATTATCTATATTTATCCAACCACCTTCAATTGAAGTACTTGAAGAACGATTAAGAATACGCGCAACCGACACCGAAGAGGATATAAAGGCACGGGTAAATAAAGCGGCAGAGGAGATGACCTATTCTTCCCAATTTGACCAAATAGTTGTAAATGACAATATTGAGGTGTCAAAAATAAAATTAGTTGATGTAGTAAAAGAATTTTTAGGAAAATAGATATGGATGGAAAACAGCAAATAGGACTATTTTTTGGAACTTTCAATCCTATTCATGTCGGACATTTGGTTATTGCCAATTATATCAAGGTTTTCGGTAATTTAAGCGAGGTTTGGTTTGTTGTAAGTCCGCAAAGTCCGTTTAAAAAAGATCAAAGAATTTCAGACGACCGCAATAGGCTTGAAATGGTGCATTTAGCTATCGACAAATCACCTGGATACCGAGTGAGTGATGTTGAATTTAATATGCCGAAACCCTCTTATACAATTGATACAGTGGCATATTTAAAAGAGAAATATTACAAACACAACTTTTCGCTTATTATGGGTGCTGATAATTTGCAAAATCTGCATAAATGGAAAAATAGCACTGAACTTTTACGTCTATGTCCTATTTTGGTTTATCCACGTCCCGGATTCCCAAATGAAAACCCACATATAGCTGGAGATATAAGCGTTATCGACGCTCCTTTAATGGAGATAAGTTCAAGCTTTATTAGGCAATCAATTGCAAACTATCAAGATGTTAGGTTTTTCCTACCTGATAAAGTTTGGAAGTTTATTGAAGATACGCAATTTTACAGATAGCTTATTTTAATTCTATACCCTTGTCAGTAAGCCTAATAAGTTGCTTTTTATATAGAGTTCCTATTGATTTTTTGAAAAGTTTTTTGCTCATATTAAAGTGTCTGTCAATTTCTTCGGGCGAGCTGTTGTCGTTAAATGGTAAAAAGCCGTTTTCGGCATTTTTTAGCTTTTCTAAAATTTCTTCAACTGCATTATCGTGACCTTGATAGCCGTGAAGATTTAGAATTATATCAATTTTATTATCCTGTCTGATTTTAGATACGTAACCAGTGGTTTGTTCGGCAATATTAAGCTTACGATGCGTATGATCCAAATGAACCAACCCAATGTAACGATTTTCAATAACTACGCTATAACCAAGCGGGGTTTTTCGATATACAATAATGTTAACTTTTTGATTTTCTTGTAAATCTATATCTGTGTTTGTCAAATAGTTATCAATTTTTTCTGAAGCAGCTAATCTTTTGGTTTTTATATCAATATAGAGTACCACGACAACTTTTTGTCCTATGCGGATTTCTCCAATCTGCTCGCGATGTGGCAATAGTAAATGTTTGTCTAATCCCCATTCCAAAAAGGCTCCAAACTTCGCAATATCAACAACTTCGAGCACAGCAACTTTACCAAACTCTATCAACGGTTTTTGTGTAGTGGCTATAATCCTATCCTCGCTATCTTTATAAACAAACACCTCTACCTCATCGCCCACAGAAAGATTTTCAGGAACAAATTTGTTGGGCAATAATATCTCTTCTTCTTGATTGTCAGATAAATAAAATCCCTGTGGTGTAATCTTAACTGCTTGAAGCTTTTGAAAATGTCCGAGTAGTGCCATTGATTATAATTTTGTTGTAAAGATATGGATAAATAATTCTGTTGTAAACTTGTTGCTACGATATCATTCCCCAAAATGTGCTCTCTTTTAATTTATATTGCATAAATTGTTTAAGCTTTTGGTTTTGAGGTTGTTCTAAGAGTGGGTCTTCTTCAATAAGTTCGTTTGCGACCTTTCGGGCATATTCGAGGATAGCATGATCGCGACTTACACCCGCAATTTTAAGCTCAAACGGTAGTCCGCTTTGGCGTGTTCCATCAATATCTCCGTAGCCGCGAATTTTCAAATCTTCCTCGGCAATAATAAAACCGTCGTTTGTTGATGTAATTACATTAATTCGCTTCCTGCTCTCTGATGATAGCTTGTATGATGTTAATAAAATGCAAAATGACTGTTCCGAACCGCGTCCAACTCTGCCTCTTAATTGGTGTAGCTGCGCTAGTCCAAAACGTTCAGCGCTTTCAATTACCATTATCGAAGCATTTGGAACATCAACCCCAACCTCTATTACTGTTGTGGCAACCATTATTGCAGCTTTTTTTGATATAAATCTCTGCATAGCTGCGTTTTTTTCATCGGCTTTCATTTTGCCGTGAACCATTACTACGTTTTCCTTTCCAAAATAAGCTACCGTCCTTTCGTATCCCTCTTCTAAGTTCTCATAATCAAAACTTTCCGATTCTTCAATTAATGGAAAAACAATATATACTTGCCGCCCTACGTCAATCTGTTCTTTCATAAACTCGTACAGCTTTTTGCGTTTGGTGTTGTAGTAATGCACGGTTTTGATAGGTTTACGTCCCGGTGGCATTTCGTCAATTATCGAAATATCCAAATCGCCGTAGAGGGTTAATGCCAATGTTCTTGGAATTGGTGTTGCCGTAACTACAAGTACATGAGGAATTTGTCTTCCCTTTTTCCAAAGCTTGGCTCGTTGGGCTACGCCAAAACGGTGCTGCTCATCTACTATTACCATTCCTAAGTTATCGAAAGTCACTATATCTTCGATCAAAGCGTGTGTGCCAATCAGTAAATGTGTAGTGCCGTCTGCGAGTTTTTCGTGAATAATCTTGCGGTCTTTCTTTTTAGTAGAACCTGTAAGCAAATCGACGTTAAAGCCCAATCCCGACACAAATTTCGATATGCTTGCAAAGTGCTGTTTTGCAAGTATTTCTGTAGGTGCCATAAAACATGTTTGATAACCGTTATCGGCACACAAAAGAGCTGCCAAAAGTGCTACTAAAGTTTTGCCGGAACCTACATCGCCTTGTAGTAAACGGTTCATCTGTTCGCCACTTTTGATATTCTCAAAAATTTCGCGTACCACACGTTTTTGCGCTCCAGTAAGTTCAAACGGAAGGTTTTGTTTGTAAAATGTGTTAAAAAAGTTGCCTACAACAGGCATTCTTATTCCATCAATGTTAGCTTTACGTAATTTGAATTGCCTTAGTAAATCCAATTGCAACAAAAAGAGCTCATCGAATTTTAGTCTGCGTTCGGCATTTATTAATATTTCGTGCGAGGAAGGGAAGTGTATGTTTTTCAGAGCATCTTGCAGTGGTATAAGATTGTGTTTCTTGCAAAAATCAGGAGTGTAAAAGTCCCTAATTTGCACAAATGTAATTTCAAGTGCCTGTTCAACAAGCGATTGGATTGTTTTAGAACTTATATTGCTTTTCTTTAACTTTTCGGGAATGCTATAAACCGGAGAAAAAGTGTAGTTGTGTTTAGTAAAATAGTTTTCAATTGGCTCAATCTCAGGATGTACAAAATTGATTTTGCGGTTAAACACATTTGGTTTCCCGAAAAAGAGATACTCAACACCAACTTTGTATGTGTTTTGTATCCAGGAATGACCTGCGAACCATACAACTTCAATGGTTGCACTTCCGTCTGAAACTTTTGCTGTTAGCAATCGTCTGTTGCCTGCAATACTGGTTTTAAAGTCAATAAACTTGCCTTTAAACTGTACAAATGCGCCTGTTACCGGTATTTCTGATATTTTAAAAAGTACACTTCTGTCAATGTGCTTATACGGAAAATAGAACAACAAATCGCTTATGGTGTTGATCGACAAGCTCTCGCTGAAGAGCTTTGCGCGTTTCTCGCCAACACCTTTTAAAAACTTTATCTCTGTTGTTAAGTTGTACTCTGCCACTACAGTTTTAAATCATCAAGCATTGCAGTTATTCTATTGTCAAGCTTTTCGACAGTTTTCTCAAAATCGGCAACATTATCAAACTTATCGCGCGCTCCGGCGTAAATTTTTATCTTAGGTTCCGTGCCGGACGGACGTATAGACAGTATCGAATCGTCTGCCAGAATAAATTGTAAAACGTTTGATTTTGGCAATTCTATAGGTTTTTCTTTTCCTGTTTCGATATCGAGTGTTTTTTGTGTCAAATAATCTTTAATACAAACCAATTTACTGCCATTAATTTCTGCAGGTGGATTTTTCCTAAATCGGGTCATTATTTGCTCAATTTCGTCTGCACCGCTTTTACCTTTTTTGGTAATGCTAATTAAGCGTTCGTAAAATAATCCAAACTCTTTGTATATTTCGATTAACATCTCGAAAACGCTCTTTCCTTTGCTTTTAGCCCAA
The DNA window shown above is from Bacteroidales bacterium and carries:
- a CDS encoding RNA methyltransferase — its product is MTRFRKLSMDELDRISVNTFRELEKRPMIIVLDNIRSAHNVGSFFRTADAFRIQKIYLCGITSYPPNKEIQKTALGATESVEWEYVSDTYDTVKKLKAQNFTIIAVEQAEQSIKLNEYNISTKNQTFVLIFGNEVNGIDDKTMELCDHCIEIPQWGTKHSLNVAVSGGVVLWEFAKQMNLP
- a CDS encoding elongation factor G, which encodes MKVYQSKEIRNIALVGSAGSGKTTLAEAMLFTAGTINRRGDIESNNTASDYREIEHEQGRSVYSTVLYAEYQNNKINIIDTPGLDDFNGQVVGGLSVSDSSLLLINSQQGIEVGTELACRITDRGHKPMIIVINQLEHEKANFDKCIDDLKSKFGTKAIITQYPVETGLGFKAIVDILKMKLYEYKGDSGNAEIKDIPASEMDKATGYHNALVEAAAESDEALMEQFFETGELTEEQIIAGVRKSIASRSMFPILCVSAKKDIGVPRLMEIINTCAPCPTDVPAPKDTEGKEHAISSSGPVSLFVFKTSFEEHIGEVCYFKVITGSVKEGTDLINRRSSNKERFTQLFFVAGKSRDKTTEISAGDIGAVVKLRECKTDDTFSEKDADWIYEHIKFPAPKYRTAVKAVSEGDDEKLAEVINRISSEDPTIIMEMSKELRQMIVHGQGEFHLNTMKWQVEKLFKIPIEFIAPKIPYRETITKAAQADFRHKKQSGGAGQFGEVHLVVEPYTEGMPDPKAFNLNGKDIAVSVRGIDEHKLAWGGKLVFVNSIVGGSIDARFLPAILKGIMERMERGPLTGSYARDIRVIVYDGKMHPVDSNEISFKLAGSKAFSEAFRNAGPKIMEPIYRVEVLVPAEHMGDVMGDLQTRRAMIEGMNSEGSHEKITARVPLAEMNKYSTALSSISSGKAMYSMEFLEYAPVPSDIQDKLLKAYAEEEEED
- the sucC gene encoding ADP-forming succinate--CoA ligase subunit beta, with the translated sequence MNIHEYQAKQILRSFGVAVPVSYPAFSVDEAVEAANKIGKETGCTVWAVKAQIHAGGRGKGGGVKIAKSIDEVKKYASDILGMQLVTPQTGPKGKLVRKLLIEQGIYYPGPEEIKEFYMSVLLDRQLSQNIIMYSPDGGMDIEEVAAKTPERIFKEVIDPAVGLQPFQAKKIASNLQLTGDAYKYMLSFVNSLYNAYIGSDAQLFEINPVAKTSDGKIIAADAKVVLDDNALYRHKEYAELRDTFEEDPIEVEASKYGLNFIKLDGNVGCMVNGAGLAMATMDIIKLSGGNPANFLDVGGSANAETVEAGFRIILKDPNIKAILINIFGGIVRGERVAQGVVDAYKSIGKIDVPVIVRLQGTNAKEGREIIDKSGLKVFSATTLQEAADLVQSKLEN
- a CDS encoding GntR family transcriptional regulator, which encodes MALLGHFQKLQAVKITPQGFYLSDNQEEEILLPNKFVPENLSVGDEVEVFVYKDSEDRIIATTQKPLIEFGKVAVLEVVDIAKFGAFLEWGLDKHLLLPHREQIGEIRIGQKVVVVLYIDIKTKRLAASEKIDNYLTNTDIDLQENQKVNIIVYRKTPLGYSVVIENRYIGLVHLDHTHRKLNIAEQTTGYVSKIRQDNKIDIILNLHGYQGHDNAVEEILEKLKNAENGFLPFNDNSSPEEIDRHFNMSKKLFKKSIGTLYKKQLIRLTDKGIELK
- the recG gene encoding ATP-dependent DNA helicase RecG; protein product: MAEYNLTTEIKFLKGVGEKRAKLFSESLSINTISDLLFYFPYKHIDRSVLFKISEIPVTGAFVQFKGKFIDFKTSIAGNRRLLTAKVSDGSATIEVVWFAGHSWIQNTYKVGVEYLFFGKPNVFNRKINFVHPEIEPIENYFTKHNYTFSPVYSIPEKLKKSNISSKTIQSLVEQALEITFVQIRDFYTPDFCKKHNLIPLQDALKNIHFPSSHEILINAERRLKFDELFLLQLDLLRQFKLRKANIDGIRMPVVGNFFNTFYKQNLPFELTGAQKRVVREIFENIKSGEQMNRLLQGDVGSGKTLVALLAALLCADNGYQTCFMAPTEILAKQHFASISKFVSGLGFNVDLLTGSTKKKDRKIIHEKLADGTTHLLIGTHALIEDIVTFDNLGMVIVDEQHRFGVAQRAKLWKKGRQIPHVLVVTATPIPRTLALTLYGDLDISIIDEMPPGRKPIKTVHYYNTKRKKLYEFMKEQIDVGRQVYIVFPLIEESESFDYENLEEGYERTVAYFGKENVVMVHGKMKADEKNAAMQRFISKKAAIMVATTVIEVGVDVPNASIMVIESAERFGLAQLHQLRGRVGRGSEQSFCILLTSYKLSSESRKRINVITSTNDGFIIAEEDLKIRGYGDIDGTRQSGLPFELKIAGVSRDHAILEYARKVANELIEEDPLLEQPQNQKLKQFMQYKLKESTFWGMIS
- a CDS encoding YicC family protein, coding for MTGFGRATSEYKGKQFTVELRSLNSKGLDLNLRMPPLYREKEPEVRALLSEKLTRGKIDFTLLVEMSSAETKTHINKENFISYYNQLKEIYSQIGESINNETIASITRFPDVLETKSEDLEIDEWDIISSTIDKSVEEFISFRQTEGESLRNDLISKAKNISALKEKVLPFEAQRKEIVRERLLKAISELEEPSKFDPNRFEQELIYYIEKFDINEEKVRLEQHLDYFITTLKSGGNIGRKLGFIAQEIGREVNTLSSKANHVEIQQLAVLMKDELEQIKEQVLNIL
- a CDS encoding nicotinate-nucleotide adenylyltransferase; protein product: MDGKQQIGLFFGTFNPIHVGHLVIANYIKVFGNLSEVWFVVSPQSPFKKDQRISDDRNRLEMVHLAIDKSPGYRVSDVEFNMPKPSYTIDTVAYLKEKYYKHNFSLIMGADNLQNLHKWKNSTELLRLCPILVYPRPGFPNENPHIAGDISVIDAPLMEISSSFIRQSIANYQDVRFFLPDKVWKFIEDTQFYR
- the gmk gene encoding guanylate kinase, with protein sequence MQQNEKLIIVSAPSGSGKTTLIKHLMSQLPLFEFSISATTRPMREGETDGKDYYFLTIEKFKELIEQQQFIEWEEVYEGRFYGTLKSEISRIANEGKVAIFDVDVKGGINIKKLYGSSALSIFIQPPSIEVLEERLRIRATDTEEDIKARVNKAAEEMTYSSQFDQIVVNDNIEVSKIKLVDVVKEFLGK